A section of the Mastomys coucha isolate ucsf_1 unplaced genomic scaffold, UCSF_Mcou_1 pScaffold15, whole genome shotgun sequence genome encodes:
- the LOC116091841 gene encoding uncharacterized protein LOC116091841 — protein sequence MGLLPKHLSTSRSVHDKCGSSSPSVRVVRKSSQEVLLALLEQGLISQCDIEAEVCPTLLERSVPSRDDVRRKEAMSITCRWRMASMLTKSAVEHLLLPSFFELCADWRSFQVQKEARKIQQPSSVESSAAHIHNPSMEPHVTYRGLHTDALPLDMGCMSGDRACSHPAVLGSTDVQSFPQPAECWESSWSAMSTLPACSLSATTELTGLLQGEVLARSWRGECLNHWPLHWPLQNPALQLSSPPALQPSSAPALQRSSAPALQPSSAPALQPSSAPALQPLEYLGTQSQMYSRKELHLHTSSSTDTTENHPGSPSLARAEVVGNSSGSSPDVSGCLKQDQRLLRACSVLSRIGKLLCLIQAKMWKCI from the exons GTCAGAAAATCCAGCCAGGAAGTGCTACTGGCTCTTCTGGAGCAAGGTCTCATTTCTCAGTGTGACATTGAAGCCGAAGTATGTCCCACTCTGCTGGAGCGGTCTGTTCCCAGCCGTGATGATGTACGCAGAAAGGAGGCCATGAGC ATAACCTGCAGATGGAGAATGGCATCTATGCTGACCAAGAGCGCAGTTGAGCACCTGCTGCTACCTTCATTCTTTGAACTGTGTGCTGACTGGAGATCCTTCCAAGTTCAGAAG GAAGCCAGAAAAATACAACAGCCAAGCTCAGTGGAAAGCTCCGCAGCACACATTCACAATCCGAGCATGGAACCCCACGTGACTTACAGAGGACTACACACAGACGCGCTTCCTCTGGATATGGGCTGCATGTCTGGAGACAGAGCTTGTTCCCATCCTGCTGTTCTGGGTAGCACAGACGTACAGTCCTTCCctcagcctgctgagtgctgggagtcCAGCTGGAGTGCCATGTCTACTCTGCCTGCTTGCTCACTCTCCGCCACCACAGAACTGACGGGCCTGCTCCAAGGCGAGGTCCTGGCGAGGTCCTGGCGAG GCGAGTGCTTGAACCACTGGCCGCTGCACTGGCCTCTGCAGAACCCAGCgctccagctctccagccctccagctctccagccctccagcgCTCCAGCCCTCCAGCGCTCCAGCGCTCCAGCGCTCCAGCCCTCCAGCgctccagccctccagccctccaGCGCTCCAGCCCTCCAGC CTCTAGAGTACCTGGGCACCCAGAGCCAGATGTACTCCCGGAAGGAACTTCATCTGCACACCAGCTCTTCCACAGACACAACAGAAAACCATCCAGGGAGCCCTTCCCTAGCTAGGGCGGAAGTGGTGGGAAATTCTTCAGGCAGCAGTCCTGATGTCAGTGGCTGCCTGAAACAGGACCAGAGACTACTGAGGGCATGTTCAGTACTTTCCAGAATTGGCAAACTCCTCTGCTTGATACAAGCAAAGATGTGGAAGTGCATCTGA